From Falco naumanni isolate bFalNau1 chromosome 4, bFalNau1.pat, whole genome shotgun sequence:
AGCTTTCCAGATTCGGTATGATCtgcttgggattttttaaatgttacgcttccataaaatatttttaaaatacaaagaccAAATAGCAGgatgcttctgaaaatataaaccCCATCCTGAAGAGTGGACCTTAtgtgtgttttcttcccagaaggACCCAGATCTTGATCCTGAAAAGTAGTTCAGAATTGGATTAAATTTGCAAAGGAATTTAGGATTTCATGCTTCTGATGGTGTGAGTGGTCCCTGTTTGGTGGGCAGGGTGTGCTGATCCGCTGTCGCCTTGCTCAGGAAACCTGCAGCATAATTGCAGTTATTTTCAGAGGAGCACAGAGCATCTAATAGTCTTTTCCACTTGTGCAGAGAGATAACTGCTGATGTTCACCTCCAAATGCAGCGTTCTCGCTGACAAGTGCATCTGAGGCCAAGTGAATCTAAGAATGATGCTCTCTGCGCTGGGGAACATGTGTGAGAGGCATTGGGAAAACCAAGGAAATATTTACACTGGGAGGGGACTGTTTACAGTGTAGTTCAAACAGCTGACGTTATTTAGAGCAGCTAGTGCTATGtaatattttgctgttgctcTTCTCATGAGGGTCAGGCATAAGGAAAGGATCAAATAGGGCTAGCAGGGCTGTCCCTGGACGGTGCAGAGTATCtaacagctgcaggcagaatAGGTGGTGAGAAGAATAAGCAACTGTGATTCAGTCTCGTGGTTGAAGTCAAGGTCAGGGTGGACTCTGGGGTAGTTGTAGTGTGGGGACACCGATGTTCGTTGGAGGCTTTGGCCCCGCTAACTGATGTTTGGAGGGTCTCTGAAGCCCACGTGTGCTGTGGCGTGACGGGTTGTCAGTAATGCGAgagtataatttaaaaatttggaagtctctcttgtactgggagAAGGGAATACGAGGTACTGATGTCATGATGTTCTGTGTGGCGATTGAGCTGGGAATTTGCGTTCAAACTGCTTCATGTTACAGTGTCTTCCCCAGCATGCTTTGTAGGTATACCAcatattgttttaatttaaaaccagcCTGTCtctcttgttctgtttttaGCATGGCTGACAAGAACAGCACCCTGAAATGCACGTTCTCTGCTCCTGGCCACAGCACCACTCTACTGCAGGGACTGGCCTCGCTCCGAGCTCAGGCTCAGCTGCTTGATGTCATCCTCACTATAAATAATGAAGTGTTTCAGGTTCATAAAGTTGTCTTGGCTGCCTGCAGTGACTATTTCAGGTGAGAATCTGACAGGGAAGCAGGCATTTTTACCTTTCCCAttgattttctgtttccccATCCTCCCCTACCCCAGCCTTCCCACCACTCCCTGAAATCACACCCATGCACAGCCCCTTGGAGGTACGGTTTGCCCCATGGATGTCGGTGGGGTTACCTGCAGGCACATAGAGGCTCAGAGTCTGTCCCTCTACACGCAGATGAAGTTTGTTCGACTACAGCAGCTGGGCCAAGACCCAAGTTCAAGCTCAGGTCTTGAACCCACCTTGGCGGCCTCAGTAGGTGCTCTGCCTGTTGAAGGAAACAGGCTTTTGCCCTGGAGCTATTTGAGCTGATTGCGAAGTGGCAGCAGGGCTCTGAAATGAGTCATCCCATTGAAGGATGGTGCCCATTGTAAATACACTCCTGTTATCTTTAAATACCACTGATCTGTCTCCAGTGCTCACGGTTCTCAGCCTGAGGAGTATGAAGCGGTTTGTGTGTGCGTTCCCCAGGCTTCTGGTAGGTAGGGGAGAATTGTCCCGTCTTGTGTGGGTAGAAAAGTGAAGCACGGGGATGAGATTTCCCAGTAAATTAATGCAGAGTGAGCCATTTGCAGAGCAGGAAATTCAGTCGTAAGCGAAAATATGTATTCATCCACCTTGCCTCTGTCAAACTCTTTTGTAATGGTTCTCTGGCTTGGAATGACTTTTGAgttagggatttttttctggtggtgccagcagcagtgtcAAGTGAGGCCCATGCTGGAGGCAGTGGGTATAGGGAAGGTTCGAAATAACAGAGAACTTGACCTGGGTGTTGTTCTGGACCGCAGGTCGTAGCAAGTCAGGGTGAAGGGCTCTTCAGCAGGGTTTGCGATCCCTTGATGTGTAGGTTCCTTACCAGAGCAGACTGGTTTGCTGAGCAGGTAACCAGTGTCCCTTGGCATATCTCTTGTATCCCTTCAcccatttcttcagctgctctgaTGGCACCCGTCTTACCTACACATTTTCTAGGCtgttcccttctctctccctttggTAACATAAACCTTCCAAGCTTATCACTCTCCCTAACAGGCATGCAATTAATGATGGAGCTGATCTCCCACCAAATGCTAATAGCACTATTTGTATTCATAAATGCTGTATGCAGTGCCACTGCTAGTGTGTTTTCACTGTTGAAACATAATTGCTGAGTAGGTTTCTTGTTATAACTTCTGTGATGCTAAGGAAGGTTGTCCTGGGGAACAATGGCAGAATAATctagcttttgaaaatactctGGTTTTATGCagaaggggggagggaagagagtgAAATTGAGGCATTTATATAATCAGCATTTTAGAACCATAACACTTCTTAAAGGAATTGCATTTTGTTTGATGATTTGTCTTCATCGTGGCAACaataatgcttttctttccttatgcATGTTCAGCTCTGTGTAGCTAATGCATGAGTACATGTACGTCTGCATATCCTCTGGGGCAGGGGATCAGGGCAGCATGCTGTTCTGTGACATGGGATATGCAAGGGGGTTTTAGCAGAATGCTCTCATCTGCTACATGGACAAATAATTGTGAACAGTATTCCTGGTCACTCGGTTACAGAAAGCTGATTCCATATGCAGATACTTCCTTATTTAGGTCATTCAGGATTTCTTGGGTTTATGCTGGGCGGCAGCAGGTTTTCTAGCCTGGTTTGGACAGGAAACTTGGAATTCTTGTCTTTCGACACTGTTCCCAAGATATTCCTTTATTCCTGTGTTGATGCAGAAGAGCAGGgtctgttttttatttctctctgacTAACTTGCACCTTAAAGTCACTGCAGCTTCCTAAGGCAGCCCTACGTGCCTTCACGATGAATTCACCTTTCTGATGGAAAAGAGTAGGTTATTGATGGTggaaaaaccaacccaaaatgTGCAGGCAGCTTCCAGCAGTTTGAAAGGTCTTTTGTATGGCGGGCTGTAGCCTTGCTGTGGTGTGCGTACGGTGGCAGTGAATGGCGAAACTCCGTCTCGCAGTTTTTCCAGCAACCTGTTTTGACTTTGGCTTCCCCAGAACTGCTCTGCTACCGCTTGTTGAAGACTACACAGAGCACAAACCTTTGCCCCTGAGCTACCCATATATAACAAAAACTGCTGAAATTTAATGTAAAcgtataaaaaaacccaaatgtgcAGTTATGTCCCCATCACGCCTACAGGCCTTGTAGCTGGGAAACACAGCACCGCTCTAGAAGAGTGGTTTACGAGATGTCTGCGCACAGTCCTTGGCGTGGTATGTGCTTCCTGTGGAATTTAGAAGCCTCCCAAGGAGGTGATCTAGGGCCTAATCTCTGCGTGGCCTGGTCAACTGGTGtgcttgcagctgtgctgtaacaaaatatttttttttttttaattgcctgttAGCCCCCTGCCGTCGTACTGCAACATGACAGAGGTTTTCTAAAGTGGCTGCAACTCCCATTTTCTTAAGGCGTTGGGAATGAACCTTGGAGGGCAGGTTCTGTTGTGATTACCAAAGCTGTTCCTAAGATGTGTTGCATATGCAATATTGAAGCCATTTCATAGCTAGCCCGCGATATCACAGACCAACTGAAATCTGTGCCtaaaggcagagctgcaggcaagCTCAGAGGATTGCTGGCTTCCTAAACACAGGTGTCTTCGGAGGTGTATTTTTTGTGCTCACAAATACTGCGTACTTTAGGGTATGGTTACCAATCTCTGCTGGTGCAGGTCCTGTAGTATCCTTTGGTTGTTGAATATCATGGGTTTGTTGGTGTCCGGTGTACTACACTCCATGCTCTGGTAGCTCTGCTGACTTCTTGAAGCTTGTGGTCCTCTCTTACTTACGCTGCCAACGGGATTGAAAAATTTAACTTTCTGATAGCTCTGAATGTTACCTCTCAGTGCACTGTTTCTGCATGCTTTATGTAAGTAATTGCACACTCTAATTTCTCGTGGCTTTTAGAGATTTAGCCTTGACTTattcccccccttccccatcttCCCTAAAAGAAtcagtatgttttaaaaaaataaaattctgaagtgATCTGTcattttacatgtattttaaaagggggaaattttttgtttgtgttcttgACCTCCAGGGCAATGTTCACAGGTGGGATGAGAGAAGCCAGCCAAGATGTGATCGAACTGAAAGGTGTATCTGCAAAAGGACTGAAACACATAATAGACTTTGCATACAGTGCTGAAGTGACTCTTGATCTTGACTGTATCCAGgatgtgctgggagctgctgttttcctccagATGGTGCCTGTCGTGGAGCTCTGCGAAGAATTTCTGAAGTCTGCCATGAGCGTAGAAACATGTCTCAATATTGGACAGATGGCCACCACCTTTAGCCTCGCATCCTTGAAGGAATCAGTAGATGCATTCACTTTTAGGCATTTCCTCCAGATCTCTGAGGAAGAGGATTTCCTCCACCTGCCACTGGAGCGCCTCGTTTTCTTCTTGCAGAGCAATaagctgaaaagctgcagtgaaATAGACCTCTTCCGTGCTGCCGTCCGCTGGCTGCAGTATGACCCAACCCGCCGCGCCAATGCCAGCCAGGTCCTCTGCCACATCCGCTTCCCACTGATGAAGTCCTCGGAGCTGGTGGACAGCGTCCAGACCTTGGACATCATGGTGGAAGACGTCTTGTGCCGGCAGTATTTGCTGGAGGCGTTCAATTACCAGATCCTGCCCTTTCGCCAGCACGAGATGCAATCCCCTCGGACCACCATCCGCTCAGACGTCCTGTCCCTCATCACCTTTGGTGGCACTCCCTACACCGACAATGACCGCACTGTGAGCTGCAAAGTCTACTACCTGCCGGACGCCAGCGTGCGCCAGTT
This genomic window contains:
- the KLHL26 gene encoding kelch-like protein 26 isoform X1 — translated: MAESGGAEFTAERPSSMADKNSTLKCTFSAPGHSTTLLQGLASLRAQAQLLDVILTINNEVFQVHKVVLAACSDYFRAMFTGGMREASQDVIELKGVSAKGLKHIIDFAYSAEVTLDLDCIQDVLGAAVFLQMVPVVELCEEFLKSAMSVETCLNIGQMATTFSLASLKESVDAFTFRHFLQISEEEDFLHLPLERLVFFLQSNKLKSCSEIDLFRAAVRWLQYDPTRRANASQVLCHIRFPLMKSSELVDSVQTLDIMVEDVLCRQYLLEAFNYQILPFRQHEMQSPRTTIRSDVLSLITFGGTPYTDNDRTVSCKVYYLPDASVRQFKELTEMEVGSSHSCVAVLDNFVYVVGGQHLQYRSGEGAVDICYRYDPHLNQWLRIQAMQESRIQFQLNVLHGMVYATGGRNRSGSLASVEKYCPKNNEWTYVCSLKRRTWGHAGATVGDKLYISGGYGISVEDKKALHCYDPAVDQWEFKTPMNEPRVLHAMVSANNRIYALGGRMDHVDRCFDVLAVEYYVPETDQWTTVSPMRAGQSEAGCCLLEKKIYIVGGYNWHLNNVTSIVQVYNTETDEWERDLHFPESFAGIACAPVILPQVTTQR